One window of the Mobula birostris isolate sMobBir1 chromosome 19, sMobBir1.hap1, whole genome shotgun sequence genome contains the following:
- the uba5 gene encoding ubiquitin-like modifier-activating enzyme 5 isoform X4: protein MNRLFFQPHQAGLSKVEAAKCTLRNINPDVEFEVHNYNITTMNNFQHFMDRIRNGGLGEGKPVDLVLSCVDNFEARMTINTACNELAQVWMESGVSENAVSGHIQLLIPGETACFACAPPLVVAANIDEKTLKREGVCAASLPTTMAVVAGLLVQNVLKYLLGFGSVSYYLGYNAMQDFFPTMMMKPNPNCDDQICRLRQKEYKEKETEQPKDKLVKEEEQIKHENNVWGIELVSEISDEELKAASGCIPDLPEGITVAYSVPIKTDNTNITGDTVQETDESLEDLMAAMKRL, encoded by the exons ATGAACCGACTGTTCTTCCAGCCTCACCAGGCTGGACTAAGCAAAGTGGAAGCAGCAAAGTGCACTCTGAG GAACATTAATCCTGATGTTGAGTTTGAAGTTCATAACTACAATATTACAACAATGAACAACTTTCAGCATTTCATGGATCGAATCAG GAATGGTGGGTTAGGTGAAGGGAAGCCTGTGGATCTGGTACTGAGCTGTGTCGACAACTTTGAAGCCCGTATGACAATAAACACT GCTTGCAATGAGCTTGCTCAGGTGTGGATggagtctggggtcagtgaaAATGCAGTCTCGGGACATATACAGCTTCTCATTCCAGGAGAAACGGCCTGTTTTGCG TGTGCACCCCCACTTGTCGTGGCTGCGAACATTGATGAGAAGACGCTGAAACGTGAGGGGGTCTGTGCAGCCAGTCTCCCCACCACCATGGCAGTGGTGGCAGGCCTTCTTGTACAGAATGTCCTGAA GTACCTTTTGGGCTTTGGTTCTGTGAGTTATTATCTGGGTTACAATGCAATGCAAGATTTTTTCCCAACAATGATGATGAAGCCAAATCCAAACTGTGATGATCAAATTTGCAGACTCCGCCAGAAAGAGTACAAG gaaaaagaaacagaacaaCCAAAGGACAAATTGGTGAAGGAGGAAGAAcagataaaacatgaaaataatgTTTGGG GTATTGAGCTTGTTTCTGAGATCTCTGATGAGGAACTGAAAGCTGCTTCAGGCTGTATTCCAGACCTTCCAGAGGGAATCACAGTAGCTTACAGTGTGCCTATTAAG ACAGATAATACTAACATCACTGGAGATACAGTTCAAGAGACAGACGAGAGCCTGGAGGATCTCATGGCTGCGATGAAGCGGTTATAA
- the uba5 gene encoding ubiquitin-like modifier-activating enzyme 5 isoform X1, translating into MAADGEQPGRRSLLPMSAEVVDSNPYSRLMALKRMGIVEDYEKIRQFAVAVVGVGGVGSVTAEMLTRCGIGKLLLFDYDKVELANMNRLFFQPHQAGLSKVEAAKCTLRNINPDVEFEVHNYNITTMNNFQHFMDRIRNGGLGEGKPVDLVLSCVDNFEARMTINTACNELAQVWMESGVSENAVSGHIQLLIPGETACFACAPPLVVAANIDEKTLKREGVCAASLPTTMAVVAGLLVQNVLKYLLGFGSVSYYLGYNAMQDFFPTMMMKPNPNCDDQICRLRQKEYKEKETEQPKDKLVKEEEQIKHENNVWGIELVSEISDEELKAASGCIPDLPEGITVAYSVPIKTDNTNITGDTVQETDESLEDLMAAMKRL; encoded by the exons ATGGCGGCCGATGGGGAGCAGCCGGGTCGCCGGTCTCTGCTCCCGATGAGTGCGGAGGTAGTGGACTCCAACCCATACAG CCGGCTAATGGCTCTGAAGAGAATGGGTATTGTTGAAGATTATGAG AAAATCCGTCAGTTTGCAGTGGCAGTCGTGGGTGTTGGTGGCGTTGGCAGTGTGACGGCTGAAATGTTGACAAGATGTGGCATTGGTAAG CTTTTGCTATTTGATTATGACAAAGTGGAACTGGCCAATATGAACCGACTGTTCTTCCAGCCTCACCAGGCTGGACTAAGCAAAGTGGAAGCAGCAAAGTGCACTCTGAG GAACATTAATCCTGATGTTGAGTTTGAAGTTCATAACTACAATATTACAACAATGAACAACTTTCAGCATTTCATGGATCGAATCAG GAATGGTGGGTTAGGTGAAGGGAAGCCTGTGGATCTGGTACTGAGCTGTGTCGACAACTTTGAAGCCCGTATGACAATAAACACT GCTTGCAATGAGCTTGCTCAGGTGTGGATggagtctggggtcagtgaaAATGCAGTCTCGGGACATATACAGCTTCTCATTCCAGGAGAAACGGCCTGTTTTGCG TGTGCACCCCCACTTGTCGTGGCTGCGAACATTGATGAGAAGACGCTGAAACGTGAGGGGGTCTGTGCAGCCAGTCTCCCCACCACCATGGCAGTGGTGGCAGGCCTTCTTGTACAGAATGTCCTGAA GTACCTTTTGGGCTTTGGTTCTGTGAGTTATTATCTGGGTTACAATGCAATGCAAGATTTTTTCCCAACAATGATGATGAAGCCAAATCCAAACTGTGATGATCAAATTTGCAGACTCCGCCAGAAAGAGTACAAG gaaaaagaaacagaacaaCCAAAGGACAAATTGGTGAAGGAGGAAGAAcagataaaacatgaaaataatgTTTGGG GTATTGAGCTTGTTTCTGAGATCTCTGATGAGGAACTGAAAGCTGCTTCAGGCTGTATTCCAGACCTTCCAGAGGGAATCACAGTAGCTTACAGTGTGCCTATTAAG ACAGATAATACTAACATCACTGGAGATACAGTTCAAGAGACAGACGAGAGCCTGGAGGATCTCATGGCTGCGATGAAGCGGTTATAA
- the uba5 gene encoding ubiquitin-like modifier-activating enzyme 5 isoform X3, with the protein MRTGSAGHSSAATSLLCSVGDDVTRTRRPVTLVLSELFPFRRRAEPLYCRGAIIVVTPEPGGGRGGAMAADGEQPGRRSLLPMSAEVVDSNPYSRLMALKRMGIVEDYEKIRQFAVAVVGVGGVGSVTAEMLTRCGIGKLLLFDYDKVELANMNRLFFQPHQAGLSKVEAAKCTLRNINPDVEFEVHNYNITTMNNFQHFMDRIRNGGLGEGKPVDLVLSCVDNFEARMTINTACNELAQVWMESGVSENAVSGHIQLLIPGETACFACAPPLVVAANIDEKTLKREGVCAASLPTTMAVVAGLLVQNVLK; encoded by the exons ATGCGGACTGGGTCCGCCGGCCACTCGAGTGCCGCCACGTCCCTCCTTTGCTCTGTCGGCGATGACGTGACGCGGACTCGCCGACCGGTGACGCTCGTCTTGTCCGAGCTCTTTCCCTTCCGCCGGCGGGCGGAACCCTTGTACTGTCGCGGGGCGATTATCGTTGTGACACCAGAGCCCGGTGGCGGTAGGGGTGGTGCGATGGCGGCCGATGGGGAGCAGCCGGGTCGCCGGTCTCTGCTCCCGATGAGTGCGGAGGTAGTGGACTCCAACCCATACAG CCGGCTAATGGCTCTGAAGAGAATGGGTATTGTTGAAGATTATGAG AAAATCCGTCAGTTTGCAGTGGCAGTCGTGGGTGTTGGTGGCGTTGGCAGTGTGACGGCTGAAATGTTGACAAGATGTGGCATTGGTAAG CTTTTGCTATTTGATTATGACAAAGTGGAACTGGCCAATATGAACCGACTGTTCTTCCAGCCTCACCAGGCTGGACTAAGCAAAGTGGAAGCAGCAAAGTGCACTCTGAG GAACATTAATCCTGATGTTGAGTTTGAAGTTCATAACTACAATATTACAACAATGAACAACTTTCAGCATTTCATGGATCGAATCAG GAATGGTGGGTTAGGTGAAGGGAAGCCTGTGGATCTGGTACTGAGCTGTGTCGACAACTTTGAAGCCCGTATGACAATAAACACT GCTTGCAATGAGCTTGCTCAGGTGTGGATggagtctggggtcagtgaaAATGCAGTCTCGGGACATATACAGCTTCTCATTCCAGGAGAAACGGCCTGTTTTGCG TGTGCACCCCCACTTGTCGTGGCTGCGAACATTGATGAGAAGACGCTGAAACGTGAGGGGGTCTGTGCAGCCAGTCTCCCCACCACCATGGCAGTGGTGGCAGGCCTTCTTGTACAGAATGTCCTGAAGTAA
- the uba5 gene encoding ubiquitin-like modifier-activating enzyme 5 isoform X2 → MRTGSAGHSSAATSLLCSVGDDVTRTRRPVTLVLSELFPFRRRAEPLYCRGAIIVVTPEPGGGRGGAMAADGEQPGRRSLLPMSAEVVDSNPYSRLMALKRMGIVEDYEKIRQFAVAVVGVGGVGSVTAEMLTRCGIGKLLLFDYDKVELANMNRLFFQPHQAGLSKVEAAKCTLRNINPDVEFEVHNYNITTMNNFQHFMDRIRNGGLGEGKPVDLVLSCVDNFEARMTINTACNELAQVWMESGVSENAVSGHIQLLIPGETACFACAPPLVVAANIDEKTLKREGVCAASLPTTMAVVAGLLVQNVLKYLLGFGSVSYYLGYNAMQDFFPTMMMKPNPNCDDQICRLRQKEYKEKETEQPKDKLVKEEEQIKHENNVWGIELVSEISDEELKAASGCIPDLPEGITVAYSVPIKIILTSLEIQFKRQTRAWRISWLR, encoded by the exons ATGCGGACTGGGTCCGCCGGCCACTCGAGTGCCGCCACGTCCCTCCTTTGCTCTGTCGGCGATGACGTGACGCGGACTCGCCGACCGGTGACGCTCGTCTTGTCCGAGCTCTTTCCCTTCCGCCGGCGGGCGGAACCCTTGTACTGTCGCGGGGCGATTATCGTTGTGACACCAGAGCCCGGTGGCGGTAGGGGTGGTGCGATGGCGGCCGATGGGGAGCAGCCGGGTCGCCGGTCTCTGCTCCCGATGAGTGCGGAGGTAGTGGACTCCAACCCATACAG CCGGCTAATGGCTCTGAAGAGAATGGGTATTGTTGAAGATTATGAG AAAATCCGTCAGTTTGCAGTGGCAGTCGTGGGTGTTGGTGGCGTTGGCAGTGTGACGGCTGAAATGTTGACAAGATGTGGCATTGGTAAG CTTTTGCTATTTGATTATGACAAAGTGGAACTGGCCAATATGAACCGACTGTTCTTCCAGCCTCACCAGGCTGGACTAAGCAAAGTGGAAGCAGCAAAGTGCACTCTGAG GAACATTAATCCTGATGTTGAGTTTGAAGTTCATAACTACAATATTACAACAATGAACAACTTTCAGCATTTCATGGATCGAATCAG GAATGGTGGGTTAGGTGAAGGGAAGCCTGTGGATCTGGTACTGAGCTGTGTCGACAACTTTGAAGCCCGTATGACAATAAACACT GCTTGCAATGAGCTTGCTCAGGTGTGGATggagtctggggtcagtgaaAATGCAGTCTCGGGACATATACAGCTTCTCATTCCAGGAGAAACGGCCTGTTTTGCG TGTGCACCCCCACTTGTCGTGGCTGCGAACATTGATGAGAAGACGCTGAAACGTGAGGGGGTCTGTGCAGCCAGTCTCCCCACCACCATGGCAGTGGTGGCAGGCCTTCTTGTACAGAATGTCCTGAA GTACCTTTTGGGCTTTGGTTCTGTGAGTTATTATCTGGGTTACAATGCAATGCAAGATTTTTTCCCAACAATGATGATGAAGCCAAATCCAAACTGTGATGATCAAATTTGCAGACTCCGCCAGAAAGAGTACAAG gaaaaagaaacagaacaaCCAAAGGACAAATTGGTGAAGGAGGAAGAAcagataaaacatgaaaataatgTTTGGG GTATTGAGCTTGTTTCTGAGATCTCTGATGAGGAACTGAAAGCTGCTTCAGGCTGTATTCCAGACCTTCCAGAGGGAATCACAGTAGCTTACAGTGTGCCTATTAAG ATAATACTAACATCACTGGAGATACAGTTCAAGAGACAGACGAGAGCCTGGAGGATCTCATGGCTGCGATGA